One genomic window of Sporosarcina ureae includes the following:
- the trpA gene encoding tryptophan synthase subunit alpha produces MTKKLVTQAIMQCNEQGDKAFVPYIMAGDGGLQTLKKTILFLQEAGATAIEVGIPFSDPVADGDVIQQAGERALAEGITLRKIMKELASFKEEVKIPLVIMTYLNPVLSYGLQSIAADCEASGVYGLIVPDLPLEESGLLKEALKNSDVALIQLVSLTSPAERIEAIAKAAEGFIYAVTVNGITGVRSSFTEGLEGHLKRLKAASSVPILAGFGISTPEHVRTLGGLADGVIVGSAIVTALHEGDYEKVRTLINASKNQLTNSQ; encoded by the coding sequence ATGACAAAAAAGTTAGTGACACAAGCGATTATGCAGTGTAATGAACAGGGAGACAAGGCGTTTGTACCTTATATCATGGCGGGTGATGGTGGATTACAGACGTTGAAGAAAACTATATTATTCTTGCAAGAAGCAGGTGCAACAGCGATTGAAGTAGGGATACCATTTTCCGATCCGGTAGCAGATGGCGATGTGATTCAGCAAGCTGGTGAGCGAGCGTTAGCTGAAGGCATTACATTACGAAAGATTATGAAAGAACTTGCTTCATTCAAAGAAGAAGTGAAGATTCCACTAGTCATCATGACGTATTTGAATCCGGTGCTTAGCTATGGTTTGCAGTCAATAGCAGCGGATTGTGAAGCAAGTGGTGTCTATGGTTTAATCGTTCCGGATCTGCCGCTTGAAGAAAGTGGCTTACTGAAAGAAGCGCTGAAGAATAGCGATGTAGCGTTAATTCAATTAGTTTCTCTAACGAGTCCAGCTGAACGAATTGAAGCCATTGCGAAAGCAGCAGAAGGTTTCATTTACGCAGTGACAGTCAACGGTATCACAGGTGTCCGTTCATCATTTACAGAAGGACTCGAAGGTCACTTGAAGCGTTTAAAGGCAGCAAGTTCCGTGCCTATTCTCGCTGGGTTTGGTATATCTACTCCGGAACATGTTCGCACACTTGGCGGACTTGCTGACGGCGTTATCGTTGGAAGTGCGATCGTGACGGCCCTTCATGAAGGAGATTATGAAAAGGTTCGGACATTAATTAACGCATCGAAAAATCAACTCACCAATAGCCAATAA
- the mscL gene encoding large conductance mechanosensitive channel protein MscL: protein MWKEFKEFAFKGNIFDLAIGVVIGAAFSTIVSSLVEHIISPIIGILSGGLNFSNLSFEYRDAEIMYGKFIEAVINFLIVAGSLFLFLRLLIKLKIKREDPVEEKPLEKSLDAKEELLTEIRDLLKSERQNNC, encoded by the coding sequence ATGTGGAAAGAGTTTAAGGAATTTGCTTTTAAAGGAAATATTTTTGATTTGGCTATCGGAGTAGTCATCGGCGCAGCATTCAGTACTATCGTTTCTTCGCTGGTAGAACATATTATATCTCCGATTATTGGGATATTATCGGGCGGCTTAAATTTCTCAAATTTAAGTTTTGAATATCGTGACGCTGAAATTATGTATGGGAAATTCATCGAAGCTGTCATTAATTTCTTAATTGTAGCAGGCTCTTTATTCCTCTTTCTTCGTCTGCTTATTAAGCTAAAGATTAAAAGAGAAGACCCTGTTGAGGAAAAACCTCTAGAGAAATCACTGGATGCAAAAGAGGAATTACTGACTGAGATCCGCGATTTATTGAAAAGCGAACGACAAAATAATTGCTAG
- a CDS encoding S66 peptidase family protein — protein sequence MSRMIRPAHLVKGDVIGIVAPASPVEREVLERSFQFLEQLGLRYKVGQSVYKKNGYLAGTDEDRLADLHEMFKDPEVKGILCAGGGYGSARYAEQLDLDLIHDHPKVFWGFSDITYLHTAIRQGAGLVTFHGPMLASCVAQDGFHEMSGKMFGQLFTPVEIHYSEAISPLETLVGGVAEGEVVGGNLTQLVNSLGSEFEIKTNNRLLVMEDVGEEPYKVDRLLNQLRLAGKLREAAGIVIGDFAKATPSKPNASLTMDEVFEQYFGKLNQPVVKGFRIGHCEPNIAIPFGVKGRLDANSKTLTILPGVE from the coding sequence ATGAGTAGAATGATTCGTCCAGCACATTTAGTAAAAGGTGATGTAATTGGGATTGTGGCACCTGCTAGTCCTGTAGAGCGTGAAGTATTGGAGCGTTCATTTCAATTTTTGGAGCAATTGGGTCTACGCTATAAAGTGGGCCAGTCTGTGTATAAGAAAAATGGTTATTTGGCAGGGACTGATGAGGACCGGCTTGCTGACTTGCATGAGATGTTTAAAGATCCTGAAGTGAAGGGAATTCTCTGTGCAGGTGGCGGTTACGGCTCGGCGCGTTACGCAGAACAACTAGATCTCGATTTGATCCATGACCATCCGAAGGTATTTTGGGGGTTCAGTGACATTACGTATCTACATACCGCGATTCGTCAAGGAGCAGGACTAGTTACATTCCATGGACCGATGCTCGCATCATGTGTCGCACAAGATGGGTTTCATGAAATGTCTGGCAAAATGTTTGGACAATTATTTACGCCAGTTGAAATTCATTACTCGGAAGCCATCTCGCCACTCGAAACACTTGTAGGCGGTGTTGCAGAAGGCGAAGTGGTCGGTGGTAATTTGACACAACTAGTCAACAGTCTAGGTAGTGAGTTTGAGATTAAGACAAATAATCGATTGCTTGTAATGGAAGATGTCGGTGAAGAGCCTTATAAAGTAGATCGGCTGCTTAATCAATTACGACTAGCAGGTAAGCTTCGTGAAGCAGCAGGTATCGTGATTGGTGATTTCGCCAAAGCGACACCGAGCAAGCCAAATGCTTCCCTCACGATGGATGAAGTGTTTGAACAGTATTTCGGCAAACTAAATCAGCCTGTCGTAAAAGGATTCCGTATCGGCCATTGTGAACCGAATATCGCAATCCCATTTGGCGTGAAAGGACGTTTGGATGCAAATAGCAAGACGCTGACTATCTTACCGGGAGTGGAGTAA
- a CDS encoding response regulator transcription factor, translated as MIRIVIAEDQGMLLGALGSLLNLEEDMEVVGKAKNGQEAVDLVKSLQPDICIMDIEMPIKTGLDAAEELQDMDCQIIILTTFARAGYFERARNAGVRGYLLKDNPIEELVKSIHSIIEGRRIYAPELIDMAFDMKEEEKNPLTEREVQVLKLVSEGKTTKQIAAELFLSPGTVRNYVSTILDKLGVRNRIEAITLFNEKGWFE; from the coding sequence ATGATCCGCATTGTAATTGCAGAAGACCAAGGAATGCTGCTCGGTGCATTAGGGTCGTTGTTGAACCTGGAAGAAGATATGGAAGTAGTAGGTAAGGCTAAAAATGGTCAGGAAGCTGTAGACTTGGTGAAAAGTCTACAGCCTGATATTTGTATAATGGATATTGAAATGCCGATTAAAACTGGCTTGGATGCAGCAGAAGAACTACAAGATATGGACTGTCAAATTATTATTCTGACGACATTTGCTAGAGCAGGTTATTTTGAACGAGCGCGGAACGCAGGAGTTCGTGGATATTTACTGAAAGACAATCCGATCGAAGAACTGGTGAAATCGATTCATTCTATTATTGAAGGACGCCGCATTTATGCACCAGAATTAATCGACATGGCATTTGATATGAAAGAAGAAGAGAAGAATCCGCTGACTGAGCGGGAAGTCCAAGTACTTAAGTTAGTGTCCGAAGGGAAGACAACGAAACAGATTGCGGCTGAACTGTTTTTATCACCCGGTACTGTTCGTAATTATGTCTCCACAATACTGGATAAACTCGGAGTGCGTAATCGTATTGAGGCGATTACGTTATTCAATGAAAAAGGCTGGTTCGAGTGA
- a CDS encoding acyl-CoA thioesterase has protein sequence MSERKPMSESRTIQSKLVLPPDTNHIESIFGGKVLSYIDEIAAISAMKHAGTRAAITASIDSVDFVSPALLGDVIELEAVVTSVGRTSMEVFISVHSKNLVTGEVKLTTESFCTMVAVDDTNRPIPVVGVYPETEMEKRLFDTAPARRELRKQRRLMKH, from the coding sequence ATGTCTGAACGAAAACCTATGAGCGAGTCAAGAACGATCCAAAGTAAGCTAGTCTTACCACCGGACACGAACCATATTGAATCCATCTTTGGAGGGAAAGTCCTCTCATATATCGATGAGATTGCAGCTATTTCAGCTATGAAACATGCGGGGACTAGAGCTGCGATTACCGCTTCGATCGACTCTGTCGATTTTGTTTCTCCAGCCCTGCTTGGCGATGTCATCGAACTTGAAGCGGTAGTCACTTCTGTTGGTCGAACATCTATGGAAGTCTTTATTTCTGTTCATTCCAAAAACTTGGTAACAGGTGAAGTGAAGTTGACGACGGAATCATTCTGTACAATGGTTGCGGTAGATGACACAAATCGTCCGATACCGGTGGTGGGAGTGTATCCCGAAACAGAAATGGAAAAACGTCTTTTCGATACTGCACCTGCACGACGTGAACTTCGTAAACAGCGTAGATTGATGAAACATTAA
- a CDS encoding D-serine ammonia-lyase, which yields MNKKTQSEWLEKLPLLQSVVEQKEVLWCNPSVEWVAAGLLKTHLSKVDIVDASDRLERFAPYLAKAFPDTDKGVIESPLTPIPKMKRELETAYAIQIPGKLLLKQDNALPISGSIKARGGIYEVLKHAETLAINSQLLDSTKDYSQFDTPVFRELFAKHKIAVGSTGNLGLSIGIMSAKLGFHVTVHMSADAKQWKKDLLRSKGVHVVEYIDDYSKAVEEGRRQAEADPSCHFVDDENSTDLFMGYAVAGERVAAQLKEQNIIVDEAHPLFVYLPCGVGGGPGGVAFGLKLALGDHVHCLFAEPTHSPCMMIGMMTGMHDQVSVADFGLDNKTAADGLAVGTASAFVGKTMEPFLTGCYTVEDQTLFTLLKKLADSEDIWLEPSALAGMTGPVQVIQSKLPSADFKNTTHLVWGTGGNMVPADEMKRYYNHTGK from the coding sequence GTGAATAAGAAGACGCAAAGTGAATGGCTTGAAAAGCTCCCCTTATTACAAAGCGTAGTAGAGCAGAAGGAAGTGTTATGGTGTAACCCTTCTGTCGAATGGGTAGCGGCGGGCCTGTTGAAGACGCATTTATCAAAAGTCGATATAGTAGATGCTAGCGATCGCCTAGAACGATTTGCTCCCTATTTGGCGAAAGCCTTTCCCGATACGGATAAAGGTGTCATTGAATCTCCGTTAACCCCAATTCCAAAGATGAAGAGAGAACTTGAAACAGCGTACGCTATCCAGATCCCGGGAAAGCTTTTATTAAAGCAGGATAATGCGTTGCCAATTTCAGGGTCAATCAAAGCGCGTGGTGGTATTTATGAAGTTTTGAAGCATGCAGAGACGCTTGCGATCAATAGTCAGTTGCTCGATTCTACAAAAGACTACAGCCAATTTGATACACCGGTATTCCGTGAGTTGTTTGCGAAGCACAAAATCGCAGTAGGCTCGACAGGGAATCTGGGATTGAGTATTGGTATTATGAGTGCAAAACTTGGCTTCCATGTAACGGTGCATATGTCAGCCGACGCCAAACAGTGGAAAAAGGATTTATTGCGCTCAAAAGGTGTTCATGTGGTTGAGTATATCGATGATTACAGTAAAGCGGTAGAAGAAGGCCGACGTCAGGCAGAGGCTGACCCGTCTTGTCACTTTGTGGACGATGAAAACTCGACCGATTTATTCATGGGGTATGCAGTAGCAGGAGAACGTGTTGCAGCACAATTGAAAGAGCAAAATATTATTGTCGATGAAGCACACCCGCTATTCGTCTATTTACCTTGCGGTGTAGGCGGAGGACCAGGTGGCGTGGCATTCGGATTAAAATTGGCATTAGGCGATCATGTGCATTGCCTTTTTGCTGAACCAACACACTCGCCGTGTATGATGATTGGAATGATGACAGGAATGCACGACCAAGTCTCAGTTGCAGATTTTGGCCTGGACAATAAAACTGCAGCTGATGGTTTAGCAGTCGGTACAGCGTCCGCATTTGTCGGAAAAACGATGGAACCATTCCTCACAGGATGCTATACGGTAGAAGATCAGACATTGTTCACGCTCCTGAAAAAGCTGGCGGATAGTGAAGACATCTGGTTAGAACCTTCAGCACTTGCTGGTATGACAGGGCCTGTACAAGTTATACAGTCTAAATTACCGTCAGCAGACTTCAAAAACACAACGCACCTTGTATGGGGAACGGGCGGAAATATGGTGCCTGCAGACGAAATGAAGAGATATTATAATCATACGGGGAAATAA
- a CDS encoding C40 family peptidase, producing the protein MNEKWMCAVSVATVWTDPDSPRVADLPALDHPVQIDRWLSQLSYEERLALSDKNRIQTQLLYGESVIVEEVVGDWARIIAISQPTSKNSRGYPGWVPLVQLSMKKRIQTEEFVRVMNPKAALFDESGTFFLRVSFNTIFPFVERRGKKIRVWTPHGWKLLNASDVERVGEESIHRPLTVGRRFIGLPYLWGGMSAWGFDCSGFVRTIWKACGICLPRDAVDQAEEGRPISLDSADWQKGDLIFFKNEKKYIHHVAMYVGNGKILHAPSTGKLIEQIELRKSVYADHVCSVRRII; encoded by the coding sequence GTGAATGAGAAATGGATGTGTGCGGTCAGCGTTGCGACGGTATGGACTGACCCTGATTCTCCCCGTGTGGCCGATCTTCCTGCCTTGGACCATCCCGTGCAAATCGATAGATGGCTTTCCCAGTTATCCTATGAAGAACGTCTAGCGCTGAGTGACAAAAACCGAATTCAGACGCAATTATTATATGGTGAATCTGTGATTGTCGAAGAAGTAGTTGGTGACTGGGCGCGCATCATTGCGATCTCCCAGCCAACTAGCAAGAATTCACGAGGCTATCCGGGGTGGGTACCACTTGTTCAGCTTTCCATGAAGAAACGAATACAGACAGAAGAGTTTGTCAGAGTGATGAATCCAAAAGCAGCACTGTTTGATGAATCCGGCACATTCTTTTTACGTGTTTCTTTTAATACAATTTTTCCTTTTGTAGAAAGGCGCGGCAAGAAGATACGTGTCTGGACACCGCATGGTTGGAAACTGCTAAATGCATCTGATGTCGAGCGTGTGGGAGAAGAATCTATTCACCGTCCGCTAACTGTAGGAAGACGGTTCATTGGCTTGCCGTATTTATGGGGCGGCATGTCTGCCTGGGGTTTTGATTGCTCAGGATTCGTCCGTACTATATGGAAAGCGTGTGGCATTTGTTTGCCACGTGATGCAGTAGATCAGGCGGAAGAGGGTAGGCCGATCTCGCTCGACTCTGCGGATTGGCAAAAAGGTGATTTAATCTTTTTTAAGAATGAAAAGAAGTATATTCATCATGTAGCCATGTACGTAGGTAACGGAAAGATACTTCATGCACCTTCAACTGGGAAATTAATTGAACAAATTGAGCTGAGAAAGTCCGTATATGCCGATCATGTGTGTAGTGTACGTAGAATTATCTAA
- a CDS encoding mandelate racemase/muconate lactonizing enzyme family protein yields the protein MQIRTVETFLVSSLLRKPFITALRTVHTVQSVIIKITTDDGRIGWGEAVPTHVITGDCIVGIRYVIDTILAPLLIGQDIIQREVMMERMRQAIIGNTSAKAAVDMAVHDLFGQLCGLPLVQVLGGYQQSLKTDLTVSVGEPIEMAKEAAEHVAKGFDTLKVKVGTGSFQQERERIHAIRRTVGQDITIRLDANQGWKPKEAIRLIRQLEDDGIDLELIEQPVAAYDVEGLRDVTRQTSTLIMADESLFSARDAKKLLEMRAVDVLNIKLMKSGGIREALKINAMAEVNGVECMVGSMMETAIGVTAAAHIAASHPNITRVDLDAPLLLSEGFSAGGVFYQGSHMEFSKESGLGFDSKRMIQWVKEHACE from the coding sequence TTGCAAATTCGCACGGTGGAAACATTCCTCGTGTCATCTTTATTACGTAAACCATTTATCACGGCATTGCGAACTGTTCATACGGTACAATCGGTCATTATAAAAATAACAACTGATGACGGCCGGATTGGCTGGGGAGAAGCGGTGCCAACGCATGTCATAACAGGCGATTGCATCGTTGGTATTCGTTATGTCATTGATACTATTCTTGCGCCCCTATTGATTGGCCAAGATATCATACAGCGAGAAGTAATGATGGAAAGAATGCGACAGGCCATTATAGGAAATACGAGTGCAAAGGCCGCGGTTGACATGGCGGTACATGATTTATTCGGACAGCTTTGCGGGTTACCTTTAGTACAAGTGTTAGGTGGCTACCAGCAAAGCCTAAAAACGGATTTGACGGTCAGTGTCGGGGAACCTATTGAGATGGCCAAGGAGGCGGCAGAACATGTTGCCAAAGGTTTTGATACGCTAAAAGTGAAAGTCGGTACAGGTAGTTTTCAACAGGAAAGAGAAAGGATTCATGCTATTCGTCGAACCGTCGGCCAAGATATTACGATTCGTCTTGATGCCAATCAAGGGTGGAAACCAAAAGAAGCCATTCGCCTCATTCGCCAGTTGGAAGATGACGGAATTGATTTGGAATTAATAGAACAGCCAGTTGCCGCATATGATGTAGAAGGCTTGAGAGACGTGACAAGACAGACAAGCACGCTAATCATGGCAGATGAATCATTATTTTCAGCAAGAGATGCAAAGAAGTTGCTGGAGATGCGCGCAGTGGATGTACTGAATATCAAATTGATGAAGTCGGGAGGGATCCGAGAAGCTTTGAAAATCAATGCAATGGCTGAAGTAAATGGCGTAGAGTGTATGGTCGGAAGTATGATGGAGACAGCAATTGGGGTGACGGCAGCTGCCCATATAGCAGCGAGTCACCCCAATATAACACGAGTAGATTTAGACGCGCCCCTGTTATTGTCAGAAGGATTTTCTGCTGGCGGCGTGTTCTATCAAGGATCGCATATGGAGTTTAGCAAAGAGTCAGGACTAGGTTTTGATTCAAAACGGATGATTCAATGGGTAAAGGAGCATGCGTGTGAATGA
- a CDS encoding fatty acid desaturase translates to MSKEQTKQLHKDVAPFAKSDLKKSIVQMINTIPPIFILWFLAYQSLSISVILTVALSIVAAFFVVRTFIIFHDCTHGSFFRNKKANSIVGTITGVLTLFPYEKWKREHSIHHATSSNLDKRGVGDIWVMTVEEYKNASKFERFSYRVYRNPIVLFGFGPLYLVLISGRFNRKDARKKERMNTYLINIILAAVYTVLIVAIGWKAFLLIQGTMMFTAGALGIWLFYIQHTFEDSYFEEESDWDYVKAAVEGSSYYQLPRALQWATGNIGFHHVHHLAPRVPNYNLEMAHELTPPLQKATTITLKTSFESLRYRLYDPNHKKFITFKEAKQYSLKDKLSIDLKPKRTRLS, encoded by the coding sequence ATGAGTAAAGAGCAAACGAAGCAACTGCATAAAGACGTCGCACCTTTCGCGAAGTCTGATTTGAAAAAGAGTATCGTTCAAATGATCAATACAATTCCACCAATATTTATCTTATGGTTCCTGGCATACCAAAGTCTAAGTATATCTGTCATATTAACGGTTGCGTTGTCAATCGTTGCAGCGTTTTTTGTAGTTCGAACATTCATCATCTTCCATGACTGCACGCACGGTTCATTCTTCCGCAATAAAAAAGCGAATAGCATTGTAGGAACAATCACTGGCGTGTTGACATTATTCCCATATGAAAAATGGAAAAGAGAACATTCGATTCACCACGCAACTAGTTCCAATCTAGATAAACGCGGTGTTGGAGATATCTGGGTCATGACTGTTGAAGAGTACAAAAATGCTTCTAAGTTTGAGCGTTTCAGCTACCGTGTCTACCGTAACCCTATTGTCTTATTTGGATTTGGACCTTTATATTTGGTGCTAATCTCAGGTCGTTTTAACCGTAAAGACGCGCGTAAGAAAGAGCGTATGAACACGTATTTGATCAACATCATTTTAGCTGCAGTATATACAGTATTAATTGTAGCTATTGGCTGGAAAGCATTCTTGCTAATTCAAGGTACTATGATGTTCACGGCTGGCGCTCTTGGTATTTGGTTGTTCTACATCCAACATACATTCGAAGATTCTTATTTTGAAGAGGAATCTGACTGGGATTACGTGAAAGCAGCAGTTGAGGGAAGTTCTTATTATCAATTGCCCCGTGCTCTTCAGTGGGCAACAGGCAATATCGGATTCCACCACGTACACCACTTGGCACCGCGAGTACCAAACTATAACTTGGAAATGGCGCATGAATTGACTCCGCCATTACAAAAAGCTACAACCATTACATTGAAGACTAGTTTTGAATCATTACGTTATCGCTTGTATGATCCAAACCATAAAAAATTCATTACATTCAAAGAAGCAAAACAATATTCACTAAAAGATAAGTTGTCGATTGATTTAAAACCAAAACGTACACGCTTATCATAA
- the trpB gene encoding tryptophan synthase subunit beta, giving the protein MTTETKGRYGKFGGQFVPETLMTALQELETAYDEAQQDPAFSKELDYYLKEFVGRETPLFFAERLTKHAGGAKIYLKREDLNHTGAHKINNSLGQALLAIRMGKKKIVAETGAGQHGVATATACALLGLECVVFMGKEDIRRQELNVFRMELLGTQVVSVDKGSGTLKDAVNEALRYWVSNVEDTHYILGSALGPHPFPQIVRDFQRVIGDETRKQIVEHEGRLPNAVVACIGGGSNAIGMFHPFVEDQDVKLYGVEAAGSGISTGKHAAAIAGKQEGVLHGAYMYVLQDADGFIQEAHSISAGLDYPAVGPEHCHLADIQRVQYDSVTDQQALEAVQLLSRVEGIIPALESAHAVYYAVQLAKEMQEDELLVICLSGRGDKDMQTVRDALGGQST; this is encoded by the coding sequence ATGACAACAGAAACTAAAGGACGCTACGGTAAATTCGGAGGGCAGTTCGTGCCGGAAACATTGATGACCGCCTTGCAGGAGTTAGAAACTGCTTACGATGAAGCACAGCAAGATCCTGCCTTTTCAAAAGAACTGGATTATTATCTAAAAGAGTTTGTAGGTCGTGAAACGCCCTTGTTTTTTGCAGAGCGTTTAACGAAGCATGCGGGTGGCGCGAAAATTTATTTGAAGCGAGAAGATTTGAATCATACAGGTGCTCATAAGATTAATAACTCTCTAGGCCAGGCCTTACTTGCGATTCGTATGGGCAAGAAGAAAATCGTAGCAGAAACAGGAGCGGGTCAACACGGCGTGGCAACTGCTACTGCTTGTGCGTTACTCGGTCTTGAATGTGTTGTATTCATGGGCAAAGAAGATATCCGTCGTCAAGAACTGAATGTTTTTCGTATGGAACTACTCGGTACGCAAGTAGTTTCCGTTGATAAAGGTTCAGGTACATTGAAGGATGCGGTCAATGAAGCATTGCGCTATTGGGTATCGAATGTAGAGGATACACATTATATTCTTGGATCGGCTTTAGGGCCGCATCCATTCCCGCAAATCGTCCGTGATTTTCAGCGAGTAATCGGTGATGAAACACGTAAGCAAATTGTGGAACACGAAGGACGTTTACCTAATGCGGTTGTAGCTTGCATTGGAGGGGGGAGTAACGCGATCGGTATGTTCCACCCATTCGTCGAAGATCAAGATGTAAAGTTATACGGAGTAGAGGCGGCTGGTAGTGGTATTTCAACAGGCAAACATGCGGCCGCTATTGCGGGTAAACAAGAAGGCGTTTTGCACGGTGCATACATGTACGTGTTGCAAGATGCTGATGGATTTATTCAAGAAGCGCACTCCATCTCTGCAGGTCTCGATTATCCTGCAGTAGGACCTGAGCATTGCCATTTAGCTGATATCCAGCGTGTACAATATGATTCCGTTACGGATCAACAAGCACTTGAAGCGGTGCAATTGCTTTCGCGTGTAGAAGGAATTATTCCGGCCCTTGAAAGTGCGCACGCCGTGTATTATGCAGTGCAGTTAGCGAAAGAAATGCAAGAAGATGAGCTACTCGTTATCTGTTTATCAGGGCGCGGTGACAAAGACATGCAAACAGTACGTGATGCGCTAGGAGGTCAATCTACATGA
- a CDS encoding sensor histidine kinase, producing MYSWYSVFPKSPWLSIYAWVVFCILPFFFILRSASPFNLTIGIILLVLFFLSYYFSAKSKNGLMYMWISFEIVITVVMTLLFGYVYLSLFIAFSIGNIRRPVGFFIIYGLHIAILIGAIVAGFFLEIELFLPQIHFVIITVIGVVLLPFNLYNRQKRDLLQDQLEIARERISELMIIQERERIARDLHDTLGQKLSMIGLKSDLASRLMDRDIESAKAEIQDIRQISSTALKEVRVLVSGMRRVKLKDELVRVQQMLKAAEIEVDIEGNPNFPDVSPIVENVLVMCLKEAINNVVRHSYAKRCCIIFEQTEKAFVIRINDNGISIAQNGVNLPGNGLDGMKERLEFVNGKLSIKSDNGTQLKIMVPAVLKQIKEG from the coding sequence ATGTATAGCTGGTATAGTGTTTTCCCGAAAAGCCCATGGCTAAGTATTTATGCTTGGGTTGTATTTTGTATATTGCCTTTCTTTTTTATTTTACGAAGTGCATCTCCCTTTAATTTAACAATAGGTATTATATTACTAGTGTTATTTTTTCTATCATATTATTTTTCCGCCAAGTCAAAAAATGGTCTTATGTATATGTGGATCAGCTTTGAAATTGTCATTACGGTCGTAATGACATTGTTATTTGGCTATGTGTACCTGTCATTATTCATTGCTTTCTCAATTGGAAATATTAGACGACCAGTCGGCTTTTTTATTATTTATGGATTACATATTGCTATTTTAATAGGGGCAATCGTTGCAGGGTTCTTTCTGGAAATTGAATTATTTTTGCCACAAATACACTTTGTTATTATCACGGTTATCGGTGTAGTATTATTGCCATTCAATTTATACAACCGTCAAAAACGAGATTTACTCCAAGATCAGTTGGAGATTGCAAGGGAACGGATATCAGAACTGATGATCATTCAAGAGCGTGAGCGTATTGCTCGTGATCTTCATGATACGCTTGGACAAAAATTATCCATGATTGGTTTAAAGAGTGACTTGGCATCACGATTGATGGATCGAGATATCGAGTCAGCAAAAGCAGAGATTCAAGATATACGTCAAATTTCTAGTACAGCATTGAAAGAAGTACGAGTTCTTGTTAGTGGTATGCGGCGTGTGAAACTTAAAGATGAGCTAGTGCGCGTCCAACAAATGCTGAAGGCCGCTGAAATCGAAGTCGATATAGAAGGTAATCCAAATTTCCCCGACGTTTCACCTATTGTAGAAAACGTACTTGTAATGTGTTTGAAAGAAGCAATCAATAACGTAGTAAGACACAGCTATGCAAAGCGATGTTGTATTATATTTGAACAGACAGAAAAGGCATTCGTAATTAGAATAAACGACAATGGAATTAGTATTGCGCAAAACGGCGTGAATTTACCGGGGAATGGACTCGATGGCATGAAGGAACGATTAGAGTTCGTCAACGGTAAACTGTCGATCAAAAGTGACAATGGAACTCAACTGAAAATCATGGTACCTGCTGTCTTAAAGCAAATAAAGGAGGGGTAA
- a CDS encoding phosphatase PAP2 family protein, producing the protein MRELSIRLLSVWIICILFTGFFAYIARSIHLQTISSFDEPIIEFVQSAEAPGLTSIMKLFTTIGSTTSVTLLGILTLGVLLWKKYRAQAVLFTIVLIGTGILNQVLKLIFKRARPDFNRLIDIGGYSFPSGHTMMAFSLYTVLAYIIWRNLKTTGSRIAIVIVAIFMIVMIAVSRIYLGVHFPSDIVGGILASSVWLFASIAMYQRFLRKKGK; encoded by the coding sequence GTGCGTGAATTATCAATTCGTTTATTATCCGTTTGGATTATTTGTATTTTATTTACCGGATTTTTTGCCTATATTGCTCGATCTATTCACTTGCAAACGATCTCTAGTTTTGATGAACCTATAATCGAATTTGTGCAAAGCGCAGAAGCCCCGGGGCTGACGTCTATTATGAAATTATTTACTACCATCGGTTCTACTACATCCGTTACTCTGCTGGGCATACTGACACTTGGAGTGTTGTTATGGAAGAAATATCGTGCTCAAGCAGTATTATTCACTATAGTACTGATTGGGACAGGCATTCTAAATCAAGTACTCAAACTCATCTTCAAACGGGCACGTCCTGATTTTAATCGTCTGATCGACATTGGCGGCTATAGCTTCCCTAGCGGACACACGATGATGGCATTCAGCCTCTATACGGTACTCGCTTATATCATATGGAGAAATTTAAAAACTACAGGAAGCCGAATTGCAATCGTAATTGTCGCGATTTTTATGATTGTGATGATTGCGGTCAGTAGAATTTATTTAGGGGTTCATTTCCCAAGCGATATAGTGGGGGGAATACTGGCTAGTTCAGTATGGTTGTTCGCATCAATTGCGATGTATCAGAGATTCCTAAGAAAAAAGGGTAAATAA